In Leishmania mexicana MHOM/GT/2001/U1103 complete genome, chromosome 20, one genomic interval encodes:
- a CDS encoding EIF3-interacting protein-like protein: MATNPDIETDIPRDVYQFFRGLNRAVERRDAAAMHDLYESQFDALTKNYYMAGHGQFRSWPALRLEQVSSCFRGNRMAELVYSFLFYKHLFMDNRSVRAPDAEGAWKTYSELLPMLKSYELPNWMLWDIFDEFLYQMTVVYQKVFVTEGIWAVPEVSRLLNEVVDNSRLLELVKEPDFLDDIHRGPNTGALSGFYAIVTKSKLSVLLGDYYSALTELEPLDVYNKGRAVLTRVSPCAVSVFYHIGFSYLMIHRFEDASNAFRRCVTVKLNGRRFSERVQQDAAYMYVCARVLGGMPINNLTSYLDSRKVAAFEDDRESLRTGDEERFRDVFDRCSPKFLTVPPSDGSPVKGSEGRELQARMFRRAVQQQQDIIKLRGYFKVYQNTKMNLLETLLEVDDGYAPLFALKMRSRQLVHDGVTADLLQGVFTSSSEFDCIVQDDNVEVVPSMTFGGIEQKLLNKIKNTQRDIEMAKRKFNQTRNRDEGANKRKDPRDQKRRPNQQLLHGGVGNNTGSANRNSNNANRHPRQKMAAQPMTNNLFNRNDN, translated from the coding sequence ATGGCGACCAACCCCGATATTGAGACCGATATTCCCCGCGATGTGTACCAGTTTTTTCGTGGGCTGAACCGCGCGGTGGAGCgccgcgacgcggcggcgatgcacgACCTCTACGAGTCGCAGTTTGATGCGCTGACCAAGAATTATTACATGGCCGGCCACGGCCAGTTCCGCTCCTGGCcggcgctccgcctcgagcAGGTGTCGTCGTGCTTCCGCGGCAACCGCATGGCGGAGCTGGTCTACAGTTTCCTCTTCTACAAGCACCTGTTTATGGACAACCGCTCCGTGAGGGCGCCCGACGCGGAGGGGGCGTGGAAGACGTACAGTGAGCTGCTCCCGATGTTGAAGAGCTACGAGCTGCCGAACTGGATGTTGTGGGACATCTTTGACGAGTTCCTCTATCAGATGACGGTGGTGTATCAGAAGGTCTTTGTCACAGAGGGCATCTGGGCCGTGCCGGAGGTGTCCCGTCTTCTCAACGAGGTCGTCGACAACTCGCGCCTGCTCGAGCTGGTGAAGGAGCCGGACTTCCTGGACGACATCCACCGCGGCCCGAACACAGGTGCGCTTAGCGGCTTCTACGCAATTGTGACCAAGTCGAAGTTGAGCGTGCTCCTCGGCGACTACTACTCCGCCCTCACGGAGCTGGAGCCGCTCGATGTGTACAACAAGGGCCGTGCCGTGCTGACGCGCGTGTCGCCGTGCGCCGTTTCCGTGTTCTACCACATCGGCTTCAGCTATCTGATGATCCACCGCTTCGAGGACGCCAGCAACGCCTTCCGGCGCTGCGTCACGGTGAAGCTTAACGGCCGTCGCTTCTCcgagcgcgtgcagcaggaTGCGGCATACATGTACGTCTGCGCTCGTGTGCTGGGTGGCATGCCGATCAACAACCTCACCTCATACCTCGACAGTCGCAAGGTGGCCGCCTTCGAGGACGACCGCGAAAGCCTGCGCACAGGTGACGAGGAGCGCTTCCGTGATGTGTTTGACCGCTGTAGCCCCAAATTCCTCACCGTGCCGCCATCGGATGGGTCACCGGTGAAGGGGTCGGAGGGTCgtgagctgcaggcgcgcatGTTCCGTcgtgcggtgcagcagcagcaggacaTCATCAAGCTCCGCGGGTACTTCAAAGTGTACCAGAACACCAAGATGAACCTTCTCGAGACACTGCTGGAGGTCGATGACGGCTACGCGCCGCTGTTCGCGCTCAAGATGCGCTCTCGCCAGCTGGTGCACGACGGCGTGACGGCGGACCTGCTGCAGGGCGTCTTCACGTCTAGCTCCGAGTTCGACTGCATTGTCCAGGACGACAACGTCGAGGTGGTGCCGAGTATGACGTTTGGCGGCATAGAGCAGAAGTTGCTGAACAAGATCAAGAACACGCAGCGTGACATCGAAATGGCGAAGCGCAAGTTCAACCAGACCCGAAACCGCGATGAAGGCGCCAACAAGCGCAAGGATCCCCGCGACCAGAAGCGTCGCCCCaatcagcagctgctgcacggcggcgtcggcaatAACACCGGCAGCGCGAACAGGAACAGCAACAATGCGAACCGCCACCCGCGTCAGAAGATGGCTGCGCAGCCTATGACAAACAACCTCTTCAACCGTAACGACAACTGA